Proteins encoded by one window of Tunturibacter psychrotolerans:
- a CDS encoding choice-of-anchor P family protein produces MGKRIFLYHANGFALGGRITQPVEQEINSHAATALSIVGGLASAKADSYRLKDLISYRSAHTYISGIQNNDTRHSTVVNTVVEDLNILDVITADSVVGRLSSTHEDGQPAKIIPLGSTFQNLKIAGKPVEVDLFDTVFAHHSTHSSLVDHFLGKCKSSDPCAGFTPPTQLRYEWGHPAANMPDTLKERLLAPPIPGWQQSGSHLYCSLVRSVREASPSGAVNAPPVPYAHAIKIPDVGRLYLGELTSSEDTKRLTMMRLELGSPVVGSLAVSGLETNGKWFP; encoded by the coding sequence ATGGGAAAAAGAATTTTCTTATATCACGCGAATGGATTCGCGCTCGGTGGCAGGATCACCCAGCCTGTTGAACAGGAGATTAACAGTCATGCAGCCACGGCTCTCTCGATTGTGGGTGGTCTCGCCTCGGCAAAAGCAGACAGCTATCGTCTCAAAGACCTGATCTCTTACCGTTCGGCGCACACCTATATTTCGGGAATCCAGAACAATGACACCCGTCACAGTACGGTTGTGAATACGGTTGTAGAGGATCTCAATATTCTGGATGTGATTACTGCAGATTCAGTGGTTGGCAGGCTGTCCTCAACTCACGAAGACGGCCAGCCGGCCAAAATCATTCCCTTGGGTAGTACCTTTCAGAATTTGAAGATTGCAGGAAAACCGGTTGAGGTCGATCTCTTCGATACTGTCTTTGCGCATCATTCAACACATTCCTCTCTGGTCGATCACTTTCTCGGCAAGTGCAAGAGTAGTGACCCTTGCGCAGGATTCACTCCGCCGACTCAATTGCGATACGAGTGGGGTCATCCAGCTGCAAACATGCCGGACACTTTGAAGGAACGTCTACTAGCACCGCCAATCCCTGGTTGGCAGCAGTCGGGATCCCATTTGTACTGCAGTTTGGTGCGGTCCGTGCGAGAAGCAAGTCCATCCGGAGCGGTCAATGCACCACCTGTCCCTTATGCCCACGCTATTAAAATTCCCGACGTTGGGCGGCTCTACTTGGGCGAACTTACCTCCTCGGAAGATACAAAGCGGCTTACGATGATGCGCCTTGAACTAGGGAGCCCTGTTGTCGGGAGTTTGGCGGTGTCTGGTTTGGAAACCAACGGTAAGTGGTTCCCGTAG